CGATGCAGGTAACGCAACCGTGACAGATACGAATGAAGCACAAGCCAGGTTTGATCTGACGACAGCCCAAGAAATCGCCGCAAATAACGAACTAGCGGTAAAAAATCGTGCCTTGCAATCTGTGATTGGCCAGCAACCGCAAGTGTTAGCGAGCGTTCACACAACGATTAAAACTGAAGTGCCTGTACTTCCATCTGGTGAGCCTGCTGACCTGGATAAATGGGTAGAAATCGCGGAACAAAACAATATCAGCTTGAGCATTCAACATGAAACTCTCGAGTTGGCGAACAGCGAGGTTGACCTGCAAAACGCCGGGCATTTACCTACACTGGATGCCGTAGGTAATTTTAATAATACCCGGGCGGGCGGCAGTGTGAACGGCTTTGGCAGCGATGCGCAAACCACTACGATTGGCCTGCAACTGCAAATACCGATTTACCAAGGTGGCGCAGTGAGTTCAAAAGTGCGAGAAGCCGTAGCTAATAAACAAAAGGCGCAAGATGACTTGGAGGTAGCGCGTCGCAAAACGGATCTGGATACACAGCAGGCCTATCTCAATTTGGCGAGTAACATCGCCCAGGTGAAGGCTTATGAGCAAGCACTAACTTCTAGCCAAAGCCAGCTGGATTCGACTAACTTGGGTTATCAAGTCGGCATACGCACCAGCGTAGATGTACTGAATGCACAGCAGCAGTTTTACAGTGCACAACGCGACTTACTTCAATCGCGCTATAGTTATCTTTTAAGCGTGCTTAAATTGAAATCTGTCAGTGGATTGTTAAATGAGACAGACCTTGAAGCCACTAACCAACAACTTGTGAGCAAAGAATAGGCACATTAATGCAGCCCATCACCCATACATCGCAGCGCAATCTCAGCCATCTGATCATCATTGATATGCAGGGCAAGCTAGCGAGTGCGATGGATGCTGACGCCATGCAAAGTACCAGCAAAAACTGTGGCATCTTGCTGCAAGCGGCTCAATTTCTGGAAGTGCCAGCTTTATATACTGAGCAATATCCCAAAGGGCTAGGTGTTACCTTGGCCGAGCTCGCAACACATTTGGCCAGTGCGCCTAAAGTAGAAAAAACCACCTTTAGCTGTTGCGACGAACCAAAATTCAATCGCCATCTCACCAGCGATAGACCGCAGCTGGTTCTTGCAGGCATGGAAGCCCACATCTGCGTACTGCAAACCGCATTATCGCTGGCTGGTACAAACCATCAGGTGTTTGTGGTGGAAGATGCCATCATTTCACGCAACCCTGCCAATAAAACCAATGCCATTCAACGCATGCGCGAAGCTGGCTGCATTATCACCAACACAGAATCTGTGGTTTTCGAATGGCTTAAAGTCGCTGAAGGCGATGCTTTCAAACAGATTAGTCGTCTGATACGCTAGCACCTTAACTGCCCTTCTAATCTGGGCTGACAGCTTATTTACAAAGGTGGGCGATGACTTTAACTCGGCTGATATTCATTGTGCTCGTCTTGTATGGCGGCATTCACTGGTGGCATCAGCGCCCCGTGACCCATGGACCTGGCGTTACGGCAAGTGATGAGCCTATTCAAAGTAGAGCCGATAGTGACAGCGCTATCACTAAACATGGTTATAACATCGTCCCGCTGCAAGACTTCTCCATTGATGCCCGAGTGCTCTCGGCAACTCACTACACCTTTGGCCGTGAAGCCGATTTATCGCCAGTTGATCTGGCACTTGGCTGGGGCAGGATGTCTGACGAATCTGTGCTCAAAAATATCAGCATCAGCCAGAGTGGGCGTTTCTACTTTTGGCAGGTGCAGGAATTCCCCATACCGCGTAGCGAGATCGAAACACATAGCGCCAATATGCACATGATTCCCGCCGACTCTGAAGTTGAGAAAACCCTGCTTTCTATTAAGCAAGGCCAAGTGGTGCACATTAGCGGCTATCTGGTAGAGGCGAAAGCCAGTGACGGCTGGCATTGGCGCAGCTCATTAACGCGAGATGACACAGGTGCTGGTGCCTGCGAAGTAGTCTATGTTAAGTCAGTGTATGTGACTCAAGGCTAAAAACTAATTTAGTTGATTTCGTCATTCCCGCGAAAGCGGGAATCTATTTTAATAAAACACATGGATACCCGCTTTTGCGAGTATGACGAATAAATCAGTCCCTCTCTAATTAGCTACTGGCAAATACTCAGCCTAAATATTGATCTACCAAATCAGCAATACGCTCAGTTGCACCGCTGGCACTCTGACTAAAATTTAACGCAGCCCAGCTCATGCTCTGGCGTAATTCAGAATCACCGAACAAACGCTGCAAAGCGGTCACCAGGTCATCGGTATTTTTCACACGCCAAGCTGCTTTTGCTGCAATCGCCTGCTCAGTTGCCAGTGTGAAGTTGAACGTATGCGGGCCAATCAATACGGGCTTGCTCATGGTGCAGGCTTCGATCAGGTTTTGGCCGCCCAATGGTAGAAGACTGCCACCAATAAATGCCACATCGCAAGCGGCATAATAGGTAAACATCTCTCCCATTGAATCACCAAGCACGACTTGCGTAGTGAGCGGCAAATCAGCATTCAGTTGAGAGCGGCGCTGAAAATGGATGCCACGTTTTTTAAGTAGATTACCCACTTCATCAAAGCGCTGTGGGTGGCGCGGCACAATCACGGTCAAGAGGTTGGGGATTTGCAAGGCAGTGATGGCATCAAGAATCAGCGTTTCTTCGCCATCGCGCGTACTGGCGGCAAGAAAAACGGGGCGATTCTTACCTAGCAGATCCCGTAATTGCTGACCTTTTTCGATCGCATCCGCAGGCGGGTTCACATCAAACTTGATATTGCCCATTACTTTTACATTGCCCGCACCCAAATTCTGTAAACGCTCTGCATCAATATCGGTCTGTGCGGCAATCGCACTGAGGCTAGCCAGACCTTGGGCAGTCAACTTTGAAGCTTGCGCATAACCATGGGCTGATTTTTGTGAAAGGCGGGCATTCACCAGCAACAGGGGAATATTACGCTGCTTGCACGCGGCAATGAGATTAAACCAAAGTTCGGTTTCCATCAGCATGCCTATCTCTGGCTTGAAATGGCGCAAAAATCGGCCTACTGCATCAGGCAGGTCATAAGGTAGATATACACGTAGAACAGTATTGCCAAAAAGCTGTTCGCCTGTTTCACGGCCTGTTGGCGTGGAATGAGTAATCAATATCTGATGTTGTGGATGGCGTTGCTGCAAAAGCTTGACCAAAGGTTCGG
This genomic window from Methyloradius palustris contains:
- a CDS encoding TolC family outer membrane protein, translating into MRKSIISGLLMASTFSTSSAFAAQNLLDIYQLALRNDPTLASARSGNVAAQEKTEQGKALYRPNVSFNSNASHTEGNVKFIGAPPIFGTGGNLSYETYGYGLNVSQPIFRKQNIVQYQQSKIQVSQADKQLILAQQDLILRSAQAYFDVLQAQDKIDLINAQKSAIARQLEQAKANFDAGNATVTDTNEAQARFDLTTAQEIAANNELAVKNRALQSVIGQQPQVLASVHTTIKTEVPVLPSGEPADLDKWVEIAEQNNISLSIQHETLELANSEVDLQNAGHLPTLDAVGNFNNTRAGGSVNGFGSDAQTTTIGLQLQIPIYQGGAVSSKVREAVANKQKAQDDLEVARRKTDLDTQQAYLNLASNIAQVKAYEQALTSSQSQLDSTNLGYQVGIRTSVDVLNAQQQFYSAQRDLLQSRYSYLLSVLKLKSVSGLLNETDLEATNQQLVSKE
- a CDS encoding hydrolase, with product MQPITHTSQRNLSHLIIIDMQGKLASAMDADAMQSTSKNCGILLQAAQFLEVPALYTEQYPKGLGVTLAELATHLASAPKVEKTTFSCCDEPKFNRHLTSDRPQLVLAGMEAHICVLQTALSLAGTNHQVFVVEDAIISRNPANKTNAIQRMREAGCIITNTESVVFEWLKVAEGDAFKQISRLIR
- the waaA gene encoding lipid IV(A) 3-deoxy-D-manno-octulosonic acid transferase, with the translated sequence MPRFVYTSVLYLIVPFVPLRLLWRGLRQPAYLKHWRERFGFYAMKSDKPVIWLHCVSVGETRAAEPLVKLLQQRHPQHQILITHSTPTGRETGEQLFGNTVLRVYLPYDLPDAVGRFLRHFKPEIGMLMETELWFNLIAACKQRNIPLLLVNARLSQKSAHGYAQASKLTAQGLASLSAIAAQTDIDAERLQNLGAGNVKVMGNIKFDVNPPADAIEKGQQLRDLLGKNRPVFLAASTRDGEETLILDAITALQIPNLLTVIVPRHPQRFDEVGNLLKKRGIHFQRRSQLNADLPLTTQVVLGDSMGEMFTYYAACDVAFIGGSLLPLGGQNLIEACTMSKPVLIGPHTFNFTLATEQAIAAKAAWRVKNTDDLVTALQRLFGDSELRQSMSWAALNFSQSASGATERIADLVDQYLG